A stretch of the Macaca mulatta isolate MMU2019108-1 chromosome 16, T2T-MMU8v2.0, whole genome shotgun sequence genome encodes the following:
- the FAAP100 gene encoding Fanconi anemia core complex-associated protein 100 isoform X2 produces the protein MASAAPRVRYLAGFCCPLGGLAAGKPRVLYHEAEVFLSTGSELVYVYDQEGGLLTAAFRFPDQVWHLELLAPRRLLYALCARRGLYCLSLDHPGRSRSTSRDDRDSEDGDQPSPVIPVDPDACILPDAALCAFTVLDSVLVTLVQGPARWKMQLFEQPCPGEDPRPGGQIGEVELSTYAPPAGVPGKPADPHFLPVLCCVSPSGSRVPRDLLGGPGGFTLEDALFGLLFGADATLLQSPVVLCGLPDGQLCCVILKALVTSRSAPGDPNALVKILHHLEEPVIFIGALKTEPQAAEAAENFLPDEDVHSDCLVALGHHGRMLAIKASWDESGKLVPELREYCLPGPVLCAACGGGGRVYHSTPSDLCVVDLSRGSTPLGPEQPEEGPGGLPPMLCPASLNICSVVSLSASPRTHEGGTKLLALSAKGRLMTCSLDLDSEIPGPARMTTESAGRKIKELLSGIGDISERVSFLKKAVDQRNKALTSLNEAMNVSCALLSSGAGPRPISCTTSTTWSRLQTQDMLMATCVLENSSSFSLDQGWTLCIQVLTSSCALDLDSACSAITYTIPVDQLGPGARREVTLPLGPGVPLCCATLQWLLAENAAVDIVRARALSSIQGVAPDGADVHLIVREVAMTDLCPAGPIQAVEIQVESSSLADICRAHHAVVGRMQTMVTEQAAQGSSAPDLRVQYLRQIHANHETLLREVQTLRDRLCTEDEASSCATAQRLLQVYRQLRHPSLILL, from the exons ATGGCCAGCGCTGCGCCGCGGGTCCGCTACCTGGCGGGCTTCTGCTGTCCCCTCGGGGGCCTGGCGGCGGGCAAGCCCCGCGTGCTGTACCACGAGGCGGAGGTCTTCCTGTCCACCGGCAGCGAGCTCGTCTACGTGTACGACCAGGAGGGCGGGCTGCTGACC GCGGCGTTCCGGTTCCCGGACCAGGTGTGGCACCTGGAGCTGCTGGCGCCGCGCAGGTTGCTGTACGCGCTGTGCGCCCGGAGGGGCCTTTACTGCCTGTCGCTGGACCACCCGGGCAGGAGCAG GTCTACAAGCCGGGATGACAGGGACAGCGAGGACGGTGACCAGCCTTCCCCTGTGATCCCTGTGGACCCCGATGCCTGCATCCTTCCCGATGCTGCGCTGTGCGCGTTCACCGTGCTGGACAGTGTGCTGGTCACCCTGGTGCAGGGCCCCGCCCGGTGGAAGATGCAGCTGTTTGAGCAGCCCTGTCCTGGGGAGGACCCCCGGCCAGGAGGCCAGATCGGTGAGGTGGAGCTGTCCACCTACGCCCCCCCAGCCGGGGTCCCAGGAAAGCCTGCAGACCCCCACTTCCTTCCAGTGCTATGCTGTGTGTCACCGTCAGGCTCCAGGGTGCCGCGTGACCTCCTTGGGGGCCCTGGGGGCTTCACGCTGGAGGACGCCCTCTTCGGGCTCCTCTTTGGAGCTGATGCCACCCTCCTGCAGTCACCTGTGGTCCTCTGTGGTCTCCCTGATGGCCAGCTCTGCTGTGTGATCCTGAAGGCCCTGGTCACCTCCAGGTCAGCCCCTGGTGACCCAAATGCCCTTGTCAAGATCCTCCATCACCTGGAGGAGCCTGTCATCTTCATAGGGGCCTTGAAGACAGAGCCACAGGCTGCAGAAGCTGCAGAGAATTTTCTGCCTGACGAGGATGTGCACTCTGACTGCCTGGTGGCCCTTGGTCACCATGGCCGGATGCTGGCCATCAAGGCCAGCTGGGATGAGTCTGGGAAGCTGGTGCCCGAGCTGCGGGAGTACTGCCTCCCAGGCCCCGTGCTCTGCGCTGCCTGTGGCGGGGGTGGCCGCGTGTACCACAGCACCCCTTCtgatctctgtgtggtggatctGTCTCGGGGAAGCACCCCGCTGGGCCCCGAGCAGCCCGAAGAAGGCCCGGGAGGCCTGCCCCCCATgctgtgcccagccagcctgAACATCTGCAGTGTCGTCTCTCTGTCCGCCTCTCCCAGGACGCATGAAG GTGGCACCAAGCTCCTGGCCCTGTCCGCCAAAGGCCGCTTGATGACCTGCAGCCTGGACCTAGACTCTGAGATTCCTGGCCCAGCCAGGATGACCACAGAGAGTGCAGGCCGGAAAATTAAGGAGCTGCTGTCTGGAATTGGCGACATCTCTGAGAG AGTGTCTTTTCTAAAGAAAGCGGTTGACCAGCGGAACAAGGCCCTGACAAGCCTCAACGAGGCCATGAACGTGAGCTGTGCACTGCTGTCAAGCGGCGCGGGCCCCAGGCCCATCTCCTGCACCACCAGCACCACCTGGAGCCGCCTGCAGACGCAGGACATGCTCATGGCCACCTGCGTGCTAGAGAACAGCAGCAGCTTCAGCCTGGACCAGGGGTGGACCCTGTGCATCCAGGTGCTCACCAGCTCCTGTGCCCTTGACCTGGACTCGGCCTGCTCGGCCATCACCTACACCATCCCTGTGGACCAGCTCGGCCCCGGTGCTCGGCGGGAGGTGACGCTACCCCTGGGCCCTG GTGTGCCCCTGTGCTGTGCCACCCTGCAGTGGCTCCTTGCTGAGAATGCTGCTGTGGACATCGTGAGGGCTCGAGCGCTGTCTTCCATCCAGGGAGTGGCCCCTGATGGCGCTGACGTTCACCTCATCGTCCGAGAG GTGGCCATGACCGACCTCTGCCCAGCCGGGCCCATCCAGGCAGTGGAGATCCAAGTGGAAAGCTCCTCTCTGGCCGACATTTGCAGGGCGCACCATGCCGTTGTCGGGCGCATGCAG
- the FAAP100 gene encoding Fanconi anemia core complex-associated protein 100 isoform X3: MQLFEQPCPGEDPRPGGQIGEVELSTYAPPAGVPGKPADPHFLPVLCCVSPSGSRVPRDLLGGPGGFTLEDALFGLLFGADATLLQSPVVLCGLPDGQLCCVILKALVTSRSAPGDPNALVKILHHLEEPVIFIGALKTEPQAAEAAENFLPDEDVHSDCLVALGHHGRMLAIKASWDESGKLVPELREYCLPGPVLCAACGGGGRVYHSTPSDLCVVDLSRGSTPLGPEQPEEGPGGLPPMLCPASLNICSVVSLSASPRTHEGGTKLLALSAKGRLMTCSLDLDSEIPGPARMTTESAGRKIKELLSGIGDISERVSFLKKAVDQRNKALTSLNEAMNVSCALLSSGAGPRPISCTTSTTWSRLQTQDMLMATCVLENSSSFSLDQGWTLCIQVLTSSCALDLDSACSAITYTIPVDQLGPGARREVTLPLGPGENGGLDLPVTVSCTLFYSLREVVGGALAPSDSEDPFLDECPSDVLPEQEGVCLPLSRHTVDMLQCLRFPGLAPPHTRAPSPLGPTRDPVATFLETCREPGSQPAGPASLRAEFLPPSVASIKVSAELLRAALKDGHSGVPLCCATLQWLLAENAAVDIVRARALSSIQGVAPDGADVHLIVREVAMTDLCPAGPIQAVEIQVESSSLADICRAHHAVVGRMQTMVTEQAAQGSSAPDLRVQYLRQIHANHETLLREVQTLRDRLCTEDEASSCATAQRLLQVYRQLRHPSLILL; this comes from the exons ATGCAGCTGTTTGAGCAGCCCTGTCCTGGGGAGGACCCCCGGCCAGGAGGCCAGATCGGTGAGGTGGAGCTGTCCACCTACGCCCCCCCAGCCGGGGTCCCAGGAAAGCCTGCAGACCCCCACTTCCTTCCAGTGCTATGCTGTGTGTCACCGTCAGGCTCCAGGGTGCCGCGTGACCTCCTTGGGGGCCCTGGGGGCTTCACGCTGGAGGACGCCCTCTTCGGGCTCCTCTTTGGAGCTGATGCCACCCTCCTGCAGTCACCTGTGGTCCTCTGTGGTCTCCCTGATGGCCAGCTCTGCTGTGTGATCCTGAAGGCCCTGGTCACCTCCAGGTCAGCCCCTGGTGACCCAAATGCCCTTGTCAAGATCCTCCATCACCTGGAGGAGCCTGTCATCTTCATAGGGGCCTTGAAGACAGAGCCACAGGCTGCAGAAGCTGCAGAGAATTTTCTGCCTGACGAGGATGTGCACTCTGACTGCCTGGTGGCCCTTGGTCACCATGGCCGGATGCTGGCCATCAAGGCCAGCTGGGATGAGTCTGGGAAGCTGGTGCCCGAGCTGCGGGAGTACTGCCTCCCAGGCCCCGTGCTCTGCGCTGCCTGTGGCGGGGGTGGCCGCGTGTACCACAGCACCCCTTCtgatctctgtgtggtggatctGTCTCGGGGAAGCACCCCGCTGGGCCCCGAGCAGCCCGAAGAAGGCCCGGGAGGCCTGCCCCCCATgctgtgcccagccagcctgAACATCTGCAGTGTCGTCTCTCTGTCCGCCTCTCCCAGGACGCATGAAG GTGGCACCAAGCTCCTGGCCCTGTCCGCCAAAGGCCGCTTGATGACCTGCAGCCTGGACCTAGACTCTGAGATTCCTGGCCCAGCCAGGATGACCACAGAGAGTGCAGGCCGGAAAATTAAGGAGCTGCTGTCTGGAATTGGCGACATCTCTGAGAG AGTGTCTTTTCTAAAGAAAGCGGTTGACCAGCGGAACAAGGCCCTGACAAGCCTCAACGAGGCCATGAACGTGAGCTGTGCACTGCTGTCAAGCGGCGCGGGCCCCAGGCCCATCTCCTGCACCACCAGCACCACCTGGAGCCGCCTGCAGACGCAGGACATGCTCATGGCCACCTGCGTGCTAGAGAACAGCAGCAGCTTCAGCCTGGACCAGGGGTGGACCCTGTGCATCCAGGTGCTCACCAGCTCCTGTGCCCTTGACCTGGACTCGGCCTGCTCGGCCATCACCTACACCATCCCTGTGGACCAGCTCGGCCCCGGTGCTCGGCGGGAGGTGACGCTACCCCTGGGCCCTGGTGAGAACGGCGGGCTCGACCTGCCTGTGACCGTGTCCTGCACGCTGTTCTACAGTCTCAGGGAGGTGGTGGGCGGGGCCCTCGCCCCCTCGGACTCTGAGGACCCCTTTCTGGATGAGTGCCCCTCCGACGTCCTGCCTGAGCAAGAGGGCGTTTGCCTGCCCCTGAGCAGGCACACAGTGGACATGCTGCAATGTCTGCGCTTCCCTGGCCTGGCCCCGCCACACACACGGGCCCCCTCCCCACTGGGCCCCACCCGCGACCCCGTGGCCACTTTTCTGGAAACTTGTCGGGAGCCTGGCAGCCAGCCAGCAGGACCCGCCTCCCTGCGGGCCGAGTTCCTGCCCCCATCTGTGGCTTCCATCAAAGTGTCAGCGGAGCTGCTCAGGGCTGCCTTGAAGGACGGCCACTCAG GTGTGCCCCTGTGCTGTGCCACCCTGCAGTGGCTCCTTGCTGAGAATGCTGCTGTGGACATCGTGAGGGCTCGAGCGCTGTCTTCCATCCAGGGAGTGGCCCCTGATGGCGCTGACGTTCACCTCATCGTCCGAGAG GTGGCCATGACCGACCTCTGCCCAGCCGGGCCCATCCAGGCAGTGGAGATCCAAGTGGAAAGCTCCTCTCTGGCCGACATTTGCAGGGCGCACCATGCCGTTGTCGGGCGCATGCAG
- the FAAP100 gene encoding Fanconi anemia core complex-associated protein 100, whose protein sequence is MASAAPRVRYLAGFCCPLGGLAAGKPRVLYHEAEVFLSTGSELVYVYDQEGGLLTAAFRFPDQVWHLELLAPRRLLYALCARRGLYCLSLDHPGRSRSTSRDDRDSEDGDQPSPVIPVDPDACILPDAALCAFTVLDSVLVTLVQGPARWKMQLFEQPCPGEDPRPGGQIGEVELSTYAPPAGVPGKPADPHFLPVLCCVSPSGSRVPRDLLGGPGGFTLEDALFGLLFGADATLLQSPVVLCGLPDGQLCCVILKALVTSRSAPGDPNALVKILHHLEEPVIFIGALKTEPQAAEAAENFLPDEDVHSDCLVALGHHGRMLAIKASWDESGKLVPELREYCLPGPVLCAACGGGGRVYHSTPSDLCVVDLSRGSTPLGPEQPEEGPGGLPPMLCPASLNICSVVSLSASPRTHEGGTKLLALSAKGRLMTCSLDLDSEIPGPARMTTESAGRKIKELLSGIGDISERVSFLKKAVDQRNKALTSLNEAMNVSCALLSSGAGPRPISCTTSTTWSRLQTQDMLMATCVLENSSSFSLDQGWTLCIQVLTSSCALDLDSACSAITYTIPVDQLGPGARREVTLPLGPGENGGLDLPVTVSCTLFYSLREVVGGALAPSDSEDPFLDECPSDVLPEQEGVCLPLSRHTVDMLQCLRFPGLAPPHTRAPSPLGPTRDPVATFLETCREPGSQPAGPASLRAEFLPPSVASIKVSAELLRAALKDGHSGVPLCCATLQWLLAENAAVDIVRARALSSIQGVAPDGADVHLIVREVAMTDLCPAGPIQAVEIQVESSSLADICRAHHAVVGRMQTMVTEQAAQGSSAPDLRVQYLRQIHANHETLLREVQTLRDRLCTEDEASSCATAQRLLQVYRQLRHPSLILL, encoded by the exons ATGGCCAGCGCTGCGCCGCGGGTCCGCTACCTGGCGGGCTTCTGCTGTCCCCTCGGGGGCCTGGCGGCGGGCAAGCCCCGCGTGCTGTACCACGAGGCGGAGGTCTTCCTGTCCACCGGCAGCGAGCTCGTCTACGTGTACGACCAGGAGGGCGGGCTGCTGACC GCGGCGTTCCGGTTCCCGGACCAGGTGTGGCACCTGGAGCTGCTGGCGCCGCGCAGGTTGCTGTACGCGCTGTGCGCCCGGAGGGGCCTTTACTGCCTGTCGCTGGACCACCCGGGCAGGAGCAG GTCTACAAGCCGGGATGACAGGGACAGCGAGGACGGTGACCAGCCTTCCCCTGTGATCCCTGTGGACCCCGATGCCTGCATCCTTCCCGATGCTGCGCTGTGCGCGTTCACCGTGCTGGACAGTGTGCTGGTCACCCTGGTGCAGGGCCCCGCCCGGTGGAAGATGCAGCTGTTTGAGCAGCCCTGTCCTGGGGAGGACCCCCGGCCAGGAGGCCAGATCGGTGAGGTGGAGCTGTCCACCTACGCCCCCCCAGCCGGGGTCCCAGGAAAGCCTGCAGACCCCCACTTCCTTCCAGTGCTATGCTGTGTGTCACCGTCAGGCTCCAGGGTGCCGCGTGACCTCCTTGGGGGCCCTGGGGGCTTCACGCTGGAGGACGCCCTCTTCGGGCTCCTCTTTGGAGCTGATGCCACCCTCCTGCAGTCACCTGTGGTCCTCTGTGGTCTCCCTGATGGCCAGCTCTGCTGTGTGATCCTGAAGGCCCTGGTCACCTCCAGGTCAGCCCCTGGTGACCCAAATGCCCTTGTCAAGATCCTCCATCACCTGGAGGAGCCTGTCATCTTCATAGGGGCCTTGAAGACAGAGCCACAGGCTGCAGAAGCTGCAGAGAATTTTCTGCCTGACGAGGATGTGCACTCTGACTGCCTGGTGGCCCTTGGTCACCATGGCCGGATGCTGGCCATCAAGGCCAGCTGGGATGAGTCTGGGAAGCTGGTGCCCGAGCTGCGGGAGTACTGCCTCCCAGGCCCCGTGCTCTGCGCTGCCTGTGGCGGGGGTGGCCGCGTGTACCACAGCACCCCTTCtgatctctgtgtggtggatctGTCTCGGGGAAGCACCCCGCTGGGCCCCGAGCAGCCCGAAGAAGGCCCGGGAGGCCTGCCCCCCATgctgtgcccagccagcctgAACATCTGCAGTGTCGTCTCTCTGTCCGCCTCTCCCAGGACGCATGAAG GTGGCACCAAGCTCCTGGCCCTGTCCGCCAAAGGCCGCTTGATGACCTGCAGCCTGGACCTAGACTCTGAGATTCCTGGCCCAGCCAGGATGACCACAGAGAGTGCAGGCCGGAAAATTAAGGAGCTGCTGTCTGGAATTGGCGACATCTCTGAGAG AGTGTCTTTTCTAAAGAAAGCGGTTGACCAGCGGAACAAGGCCCTGACAAGCCTCAACGAGGCCATGAACGTGAGCTGTGCACTGCTGTCAAGCGGCGCGGGCCCCAGGCCCATCTCCTGCACCACCAGCACCACCTGGAGCCGCCTGCAGACGCAGGACATGCTCATGGCCACCTGCGTGCTAGAGAACAGCAGCAGCTTCAGCCTGGACCAGGGGTGGACCCTGTGCATCCAGGTGCTCACCAGCTCCTGTGCCCTTGACCTGGACTCGGCCTGCTCGGCCATCACCTACACCATCCCTGTGGACCAGCTCGGCCCCGGTGCTCGGCGGGAGGTGACGCTACCCCTGGGCCCTGGTGAGAACGGCGGGCTCGACCTGCCTGTGACCGTGTCCTGCACGCTGTTCTACAGTCTCAGGGAGGTGGTGGGCGGGGCCCTCGCCCCCTCGGACTCTGAGGACCCCTTTCTGGATGAGTGCCCCTCCGACGTCCTGCCTGAGCAAGAGGGCGTTTGCCTGCCCCTGAGCAGGCACACAGTGGACATGCTGCAATGTCTGCGCTTCCCTGGCCTGGCCCCGCCACACACACGGGCCCCCTCCCCACTGGGCCCCACCCGCGACCCCGTGGCCACTTTTCTGGAAACTTGTCGGGAGCCTGGCAGCCAGCCAGCAGGACCCGCCTCCCTGCGGGCCGAGTTCCTGCCCCCATCTGTGGCTTCCATCAAAGTGTCAGCGGAGCTGCTCAGGGCTGCCTTGAAGGACGGCCACTCAG GTGTGCCCCTGTGCTGTGCCACCCTGCAGTGGCTCCTTGCTGAGAATGCTGCTGTGGACATCGTGAGGGCTCGAGCGCTGTCTTCCATCCAGGGAGTGGCCCCTGATGGCGCTGACGTTCACCTCATCGTCCGAGAG GTGGCCATGACCGACCTCTGCCCAGCCGGGCCCATCCAGGCAGTGGAGATCCAAGTGGAAAGCTCCTCTCTGGCCGACATTTGCAGGGCGCACCATGCCGTTGTCGGGCGCATGCAG
- the FAAP100 gene encoding Fanconi anemia core complex-associated protein 100 isoform X1, with the protein MASAAPRVRYLAGFCCPLGGLAAGKPRVLYHEAEVFLSTGSELVYVSTSRDDRDSEDGDQPSPVIPVDPDACILPDAALCAFTVLDSVLVTLVQGPARWKMQLFEQPCPGEDPRPGGQIGEVELSTYAPPAGVPGKPADPHFLPVLCCVSPSGSRVPRDLLGGPGGFTLEDALFGLLFGADATLLQSPVVLCGLPDGQLCCVILKALVTSRSAPGDPNALVKILHHLEEPVIFIGALKTEPQAAEAAENFLPDEDVHSDCLVALGHHGRMLAIKASWDESGKLVPELREYCLPGPVLCAACGGGGRVYHSTPSDLCVVDLSRGSTPLGPEQPEEGPGGLPPMLCPASLNICSVVSLSASPRTHEGGTKLLALSAKGRLMTCSLDLDSEIPGPARMTTESAGRKIKELLSGIGDISERVSFLKKAVDQRNKALTSLNEAMNVSCALLSSGAGPRPISCTTSTTWSRLQTQDMLMATCVLENSSSFSLDQGWTLCIQVLTSSCALDLDSACSAITYTIPVDQLGPGARREVTLPLGPGENGGLDLPVTVSCTLFYSLREVVGGALAPSDSEDPFLDECPSDVLPEQEGVCLPLSRHTVDMLQCLRFPGLAPPHTRAPSPLGPTRDPVATFLETCREPGSQPAGPASLRAEFLPPSVASIKVSAELLRAALKDGHSGVPLCCATLQWLLAENAAVDIVRARALSSIQGVAPDGADVHLIVREVAMTDLCPAGPIQAVEIQVESSSLADICRAHHAVVGRMQTMVTEQAAQGSSAPDLRVQYLRQIHANHETLLREVQTLRDRLCTEDEASSCATAQRLLQVYRQLRHPSLILL; encoded by the exons ATGGCCAGCGCTGCGCCGCGGGTCCGCTACCTGGCGGGCTTCTGCTGTCCCCTCGGGGGCCTGGCGGCGGGCAAGCCCCGCGTGCTGTACCACGAGGCGGAGGTCTTCCTGTCCACCGGCAGCGAGCTCGTCTACGT GTCTACAAGCCGGGATGACAGGGACAGCGAGGACGGTGACCAGCCTTCCCCTGTGATCCCTGTGGACCCCGATGCCTGCATCCTTCCCGATGCTGCGCTGTGCGCGTTCACCGTGCTGGACAGTGTGCTGGTCACCCTGGTGCAGGGCCCCGCCCGGTGGAAGATGCAGCTGTTTGAGCAGCCCTGTCCTGGGGAGGACCCCCGGCCAGGAGGCCAGATCGGTGAGGTGGAGCTGTCCACCTACGCCCCCCCAGCCGGGGTCCCAGGAAAGCCTGCAGACCCCCACTTCCTTCCAGTGCTATGCTGTGTGTCACCGTCAGGCTCCAGGGTGCCGCGTGACCTCCTTGGGGGCCCTGGGGGCTTCACGCTGGAGGACGCCCTCTTCGGGCTCCTCTTTGGAGCTGATGCCACCCTCCTGCAGTCACCTGTGGTCCTCTGTGGTCTCCCTGATGGCCAGCTCTGCTGTGTGATCCTGAAGGCCCTGGTCACCTCCAGGTCAGCCCCTGGTGACCCAAATGCCCTTGTCAAGATCCTCCATCACCTGGAGGAGCCTGTCATCTTCATAGGGGCCTTGAAGACAGAGCCACAGGCTGCAGAAGCTGCAGAGAATTTTCTGCCTGACGAGGATGTGCACTCTGACTGCCTGGTGGCCCTTGGTCACCATGGCCGGATGCTGGCCATCAAGGCCAGCTGGGATGAGTCTGGGAAGCTGGTGCCCGAGCTGCGGGAGTACTGCCTCCCAGGCCCCGTGCTCTGCGCTGCCTGTGGCGGGGGTGGCCGCGTGTACCACAGCACCCCTTCtgatctctgtgtggtggatctGTCTCGGGGAAGCACCCCGCTGGGCCCCGAGCAGCCCGAAGAAGGCCCGGGAGGCCTGCCCCCCATgctgtgcccagccagcctgAACATCTGCAGTGTCGTCTCTCTGTCCGCCTCTCCCAGGACGCATGAAG GTGGCACCAAGCTCCTGGCCCTGTCCGCCAAAGGCCGCTTGATGACCTGCAGCCTGGACCTAGACTCTGAGATTCCTGGCCCAGCCAGGATGACCACAGAGAGTGCAGGCCGGAAAATTAAGGAGCTGCTGTCTGGAATTGGCGACATCTCTGAGAG AGTGTCTTTTCTAAAGAAAGCGGTTGACCAGCGGAACAAGGCCCTGACAAGCCTCAACGAGGCCATGAACGTGAGCTGTGCACTGCTGTCAAGCGGCGCGGGCCCCAGGCCCATCTCCTGCACCACCAGCACCACCTGGAGCCGCCTGCAGACGCAGGACATGCTCATGGCCACCTGCGTGCTAGAGAACAGCAGCAGCTTCAGCCTGGACCAGGGGTGGACCCTGTGCATCCAGGTGCTCACCAGCTCCTGTGCCCTTGACCTGGACTCGGCCTGCTCGGCCATCACCTACACCATCCCTGTGGACCAGCTCGGCCCCGGTGCTCGGCGGGAGGTGACGCTACCCCTGGGCCCTGGTGAGAACGGCGGGCTCGACCTGCCTGTGACCGTGTCCTGCACGCTGTTCTACAGTCTCAGGGAGGTGGTGGGCGGGGCCCTCGCCCCCTCGGACTCTGAGGACCCCTTTCTGGATGAGTGCCCCTCCGACGTCCTGCCTGAGCAAGAGGGCGTTTGCCTGCCCCTGAGCAGGCACACAGTGGACATGCTGCAATGTCTGCGCTTCCCTGGCCTGGCCCCGCCACACACACGGGCCCCCTCCCCACTGGGCCCCACCCGCGACCCCGTGGCCACTTTTCTGGAAACTTGTCGGGAGCCTGGCAGCCAGCCAGCAGGACCCGCCTCCCTGCGGGCCGAGTTCCTGCCCCCATCTGTGGCTTCCATCAAAGTGTCAGCGGAGCTGCTCAGGGCTGCCTTGAAGGACGGCCACTCAG GTGTGCCCCTGTGCTGTGCCACCCTGCAGTGGCTCCTTGCTGAGAATGCTGCTGTGGACATCGTGAGGGCTCGAGCGCTGTCTTCCATCCAGGGAGTGGCCCCTGATGGCGCTGACGTTCACCTCATCGTCCGAGAG GTGGCCATGACCGACCTCTGCCCAGCCGGGCCCATCCAGGCAGTGGAGATCCAAGTGGAAAGCTCCTCTCTGGCCGACATTTGCAGGGCGCACCATGCCGTTGTCGGGCGCATGCAG